One Rhodopirellula bahusiensis genomic region harbors:
- a CDS encoding helix-turn-helix domain-containing protein, giving the protein MSDTNPTAAWPGLMNRPQAAAYWSMSERTFASLVAAGIISGRKIGPRMIRYSKADLDAASEKFPTGKGNRPSE; this is encoded by the coding sequence GTGAGCGACACCAACCCAACCGCTGCGTGGCCCGGCCTGATGAATCGACCACAAGCCGCGGCCTACTGGTCGATGAGTGAGCGAACCTTCGCGTCACTGGTTGCCGCCGGAATTATCAGCGGCCGAAAGATTGGCCCGCGAATGATCCGCTATTCGAAAGCGGACTTGGACGCAGCGTCCGAGAAATTCCCGACCGGTAAGGGCAATCGACCATCGGAATGA
- a CDS encoding phage replication protein, whose amino-acid sequence MTLNYPPRQSHHAHRITRLLFKGCAAQSIGHQAVCLVIHIAHTEDAARYQGPVRFWNSQLMEVLGFKSPKQLNNARDAAIKAGWLVYDRTNDRSVGHYWTTIPDSVSQFDDAPIEPTHSDNGKHSESGTRSGTHCGTHSGKPSNPIPNPKKSALRADAIDLELAEWMLGLVKAVAPKTKQPNLSKWANTIRLMREEEGHSPAEIKSVFQWANQDDFWSINVRCPDKLRKQFATLHANAMKAHVVTTGPSKQPKRRLRVPA is encoded by the coding sequence ATGACTCTGAACTACCCTCCGCGGCAATCACACCACGCCCACAGGATCACCCGTTTACTGTTCAAAGGGTGCGCCGCCCAATCCATCGGGCACCAGGCGGTTTGTCTGGTGATTCACATCGCCCACACCGAAGATGCGGCCAGGTATCAGGGCCCGGTGCGGTTCTGGAATTCGCAGTTGATGGAAGTGCTCGGGTTCAAAAGTCCGAAGCAGCTCAACAACGCTCGAGACGCCGCGATCAAGGCTGGTTGGTTGGTTTACGACCGCACGAACGATCGTAGCGTGGGGCACTATTGGACGACAATTCCGGATTCGGTTTCTCAATTCGATGATGCTCCAATCGAGCCGACGCATTCCGATAACGGAAAGCATTCCGAATCTGGAACACGAAGCGGAACGCATTGCGGAACACATAGCGGAAAGCCTTCTAACCCTATCCCTAACCCTAAGAAGTCAGCACTTCGTGCCGACGCGATTGATCTTGAATTGGCTGAGTGGATGCTCGGGCTGGTGAAGGCGGTGGCTCCGAAGACAAAACAACCGAATCTCAGCAAGTGGGCAAACACAATTCGTCTGATGCGTGAAGAGGAGGGGCATTCCCCGGCGGAGATCAAGTCCGTGTTTCAGTGGGCCAACCAAGACGACTTTTGGAGCATCAACGTGAGGTGCCCGGACAAGCTCCGGAAGCAGTTCGCAACGCTCCACGCAAACGCGATGAAAGCCCACGTGGTGACAACGGGGCCAAGCAAGCAACCCAAGCGGCGATTGAGGGTGCCGGCATGA